In a genomic window of Bubalus bubalis isolate 160015118507 breed Murrah chromosome 17, NDDB_SH_1, whole genome shotgun sequence:
- the LOC123329975 gene encoding endogenous retrovirus group K member 25 Env polyprotein-like, giving the protein MDWVDKVPMVFTSDSLHFSAPWSTRRPVHEENEGRKINISIGFKTLPKCFRSHPLCITIFPQWRAYSAHNGSAYRIGMFATASFLLNGPERHYPGQIVNYTNSLFQPEEQICDVVSWRRKQSIQSLYWSDCQGQFGKISIIQQNQSIFKFIDWGPHGLFVNCSEEQEKNHNCSWYNKSNVWGFHKTNTRFWTDKDVLLNWYNGGLSPPRPRIIVPIVGPEQWHVWKIPAALEHFASVYGTVKALKPQNYTFLYNSTGYIQSCVHLPYMFIVGNFDIDLSAKIVNCIACALYTCLNHTISYHNVNIAIVKQRSELWLPVNLTEPWTDSVFLSVLLKNGLKKSKRIIGWIIIAGILSLISIVRVGTLSGMAVHNFIQNHDFITAWHKDSHDLWTQQAQIDQQLQT; this is encoded by the coding sequence CACGAAGACCAgttcatgaagaaaatgaaggaagaaaaataaatatttctattggATTCAAAACCTTACCCAAATGTTTCAGATCTCACCCTTTATGCATAACCATATTCCCACAATGGCGGGCTTACTCAGCACACAATGGTTCTGCCTATCGTATAGGAATGTTTGCAACTGCATCCTTCCTGCTAAATGGCCCTGAGAGGCATTATCCTGGACAAATAGTTAACTATACTAATTCACTCTTCCAGCCTGAAGAACAAATATGTGATGTTGTATCATGGAGAAGGAAGCAATCAATTCAATCTCTATATTGGTCAGATTGTCAGGGACAGTTTGGGAAAATCTCTATCATTCAGCAAAATCAATCTATATTTAAATTCATTGACTGGGGGCCCCACGGATTGTTTGTGAACTGCTCTGAGGAACAAGAAAAGAACCATAACTGTTCCTGGTATAATAAGTCCAACGTGTGGGGATTTCATAAGACCAATACTAGATTTTGGACTGATAAGGACGTACTGTTAAATTGGTATAATGGGGGATTGTCTCCACCTCGACCCAGAATCATAGTCCCTATCGTGGGACCTGAGCAATGGCATGTGTGGAAGATTCCTGCTGCATTGGAGCACTTTGCCAGTGTGTATGGGACTGTGAAAGCCTTAAAACCTCAAAACTATACCTTTTTATACAATAGTACAGGTTATATCCAATCTTGTGTGCACCTCCCATACATGTTTATTGTAGGTAACTTTGATATAGATCTTTCTGCTAAGATTGTTAATTGTATAGCATGTGCCTTGTATACATGTTTAAACCATACTATTTCATATCATAATGTCAACATTGCAATAGTCAAGCAGAGATCTGAATTGTGGCTTCCTGTTAACCTAACAGAACCATGGACCGACTCTGTATTTCTCTCAGTGTTACTCAAAAATGGCTTAAAGAAGTCAAAGCGCATAATAGGATGGATTATTATTGCTGGTATCCTTAGTCTAATATCTATTGTTAGAGTAGGAACCCTATCTGGTATGGCAGTACACAATTTTATACAGAATCATGATTTTATAACTGCTTGGCACAAAGATTCCCATGATCTCTGGACTCAACAAGCTCAAATAGATCAACAATTGCAAACATGA